A window of Eucalyptus grandis isolate ANBG69807.140 chromosome 4, ASM1654582v1, whole genome shotgun sequence genomic DNA:
TGCCccggaaaaggaagagaaagaaagaaaaagatgatgagATGCATCAACAAGGACGACATGAATGGGTCCCGCGATCGATATTCGGTAAAAACATCCGGCGGTGTAAACCCGTCACTTTCGATTCGACGCGATTGCAAGACCTTGTGACATACCACCGAGAGAGTCATTCAGAGTTATTACGATGTCCGTAAAAACTTTTGAGAGTTACTTGACTTTTGATATCAATCTTTTCCCCATATTTCGATGCGCTTTTTCTAAGTCTTCTTGAGCGGCAGTCAATGACGGGGCGACAATTTTCGTCTCGACCCATAAGAGGGTCTAGCCCGTCATAGTTTGATCTctaggaaagaagaaaagaagaagaagaagaagaagaagaagaagaagaagaagaagaagaagctaaccTAATCCGTCTGAAAAAGGACTTGTGTCGTTTGAATTTTTAGCATGGTGTACGAATTTAACTTAGGCCTAAGCTTTAGTTATTTAGTTGCGACATAGGGCGTTTTCATCGAGACCTCATGTAATATATCAATAATGATTTTTCATCGCTTCCATTGTCCTCATTGCGGGGTAAAAATTCGAAAGAAGACAAACTCACTTTTGTGCGGGCGCGTgtgtaaatttaaatttaataaaattaaatatacgTCTGCGGTGACGAggattaaatcctaaaatacaACCCTCCTCATCCTCACTTTTGTCTTAACTTAatattttaagtaaataaattaaaaggaaTTCAGGTCATGTGTAAGAAGGCAGGCCTGGAACACGAATGGCGCAATGGGCCGACTCCCTTCGAGGGAATTTTGTTGGCTGTTTTGGTCAACACTGGCGCtgctctagagagagagagagagagagaagacgattAATAAATCGTCATTATTATAATAGTAAAGAAATAATAGTTCAAATTTGATTTCCTAGGTTACCCTTTGTTTTGTCTCCGTATGAATACCCACATGGACAACAAGTCACATTAGGAAATTCATGGGGGAaggagaaaaaattaataaaaaagaaaaaatcaaacccGGCAATCATGAAAAAGCAAATCGCcccggatttttttttttttaaagacaatagtaataaagaagaaagagaaaagactCCGCCCAATAAAATCGATTcggaaaggggaagaaaggaggaggggagggggagggggaattaatataaaaatacgAAATGGGGGATTTTTAGGGGAAACCGGACAGAAACAAAAGTCTCAcccacaacaacaacaacaaaagacgCCCCCAAAAAGAAATGTTAAATTAATCGTCTTAAAtcgaattgattaattaattgattaattaattagttaatcaattaatcaattatcgatttttttaatccggtaattaatataattattaatttcgggGTGAGGGCAACGGAGAAAAAGGGGGacggggaggagagagagagagagagagagagcatgaaaGGAGTGTCAAAACAGAAATTCTCCCCACTGATTGCGCGTGACTATCACTTTCCATAAGGGAGCAAGTGACAGCCCGGTCTCTCACGTCGCGCGAGTCTCGTACGTGGGGCAACGCTCTCTCCCTGTTGATGCCATCCCCATCAACGTCCAATGATCCCCCTCCCCCACGCGCGCCCCCTCCCCGCGCGTGCGCCCCTGTTCCTCCCCTCTGCTCTTCCTTCTCCTGCTGCAACCCCCCAACACATCACTCTCGCTCGTACACGCCCCAaccctcctcttctctctctcttccccccctctccctctcatgtcgccttattttctctctctaccttcttctccttcttctccttctccttctccttcttttaccagcgctcctctctctctctcttcttgcctCGTTTGCAAGTCTGCTCCTTGCTTCCACTTCCCTTCCGGAAGCAGCACCTCAATTGAACCCCGTCGCTGACGACCCTACCCGCCAGATCGCCGGAGCCGGCCATGGACGCCCGCCGGAGACCGAGCTTCCGGCGACCGAACCCTCTCTAGCAAACGAGAAATGCCAGCTCCCACGCTCCTCTAAAACTCTCCCCACCCTCGAACGCCCGGAAATTTTTTGTGTGTCTTTTCCCTTAGCCCTTGTTAGCCGCGAGTGAGAAAAGCGAGGAACGGGAGGTTCGGACGAGACCCCGTCTCTGGTTGAATGGCGGCCACCACGAACACctcgcagccgccgccgccggcggcgcAGGCGGAGTCGGTCCCGGTGTCGCCCTCGGCGGACGAGCTGACGGCCAAGGCGGTGAACAAGCGCTACGAGGGGCTGGTGATGGTACGGACGAAGGCCATCAAGGGGAAGGGCGCGTGGTACTGGGCGCACCTGGAGCCCATGCTCGTCCACAACGCCGACACGGGGCTGGCCAAGGCCGTGAAGCTCCGGTGCTCCCTCTGCGAGGCCGTCTTCTCCGCCTCGAACCCGTCGCGGACGGCGTCCGAGCACCTCAAGCGCGGCACCTGCCCCAACTTCGCCTCCGTCCCCAAGCCCATTTCCTCCATCTCCCCCTCCGGCACCCCCGTGGTCACCCCGCCGCAGCCGTCGTCCTCGGCGGCCggccccggcggcggcggcggcggggggcaCCGCAAGCGGAGCAGCTCCGCCGCCCGCTCGGTGCACTCCTACGAGGTGTCCCCGCTCGCGATAgtggatccgacccggttcTGCCCCGACTACAGCCCCACGACGACTGTGGTCcctcatcatcatcagcatcagCAGCAACACCTccatcagcatcatcatcagCAGCATTTGGTCCTGTCAGGTGGGAAGGAGGATTTCGGGGCGTTGGCCATGTTGGAGGACAGCGTCAAGAAGCTCAAGAGCCCGAAAACCTCGCCGAGCCCGACCCTCAGCAAGACCCAGATTGACGCCGCCCTCGATCTCATGGTGGACTGGGTGTACGAGTCTTGCGGGTCGGTCTCCTTCTCGAGCTTCGAGCACCCCAAGTTCCGAGCTTTCCTCGGCCAGATGGGCTTGCCTCCGGTCTCGAGGAGGGATTTCACGGGTTCGAGGCTGGATGTCAAGTACGAAGATGCCAAGGTCGAGTCGGAAGTGAGGATCAAGGACGCTATGTTCTTTCAGGTGGCGTCGGAAGGGTGGAAGTACCGGGATTACGGAGGGTTTAGCGAAGAGAATTTAGTGAATTTGACTGTTAATCTGCCTAATGGGACGAGCGTGTATAGGAGGGCGCTGTTTGTTAGTGGCTCGGTGCCTTCTAAGTATGCAGAGGAGGTCTTGTGGGAGACGGTGACTGGGATTTGCGGTAATGCACTTCACCAGTGCGTCGGGATCGTCGCCGATAGGTTCAAGGCCAAGGCGTTGCAGAACCTGGAGAATCAGAATCCGTGGATGGTCAATGTTTGCTGTCAGGTTCAGGGATTGAGTAGCTTGATCAAGGACTTCAGCAGGGAGCTTCCTCTGTTCAAGAACGTCACCCAGAATTGCTTGAAGCTCGCGAAATTCATCAACAACAACGGCCAAATTAGGAAAAGCTTCCATAAGTATCAGATGCAGGAGTACGGCCACGGCGGGTTATTGAGAGTTCCGTCGCAGGGTTACGAAAATCTGACCTTTGGCATTGGCCCTGTTTACATAATGCTGGAAGACATATTGAATTCGTCTCGGGCGTTGCAGTTAGTTTCGATGGATGAGCCGTATAAGATGGTGGCCATGGAGGAACCCGTCGCGGCAGATGTCGCCGAGATGATTCGGGAAATGGGGTTTTGGAATGAAGTGGAGGCAATGCACTCCTTGATCAAGCTAGTGAAGAGCATGGCAAGAGAGATTGAAACAGAGAGGCCATTGATTGGGCAATGCCTCCCGCTCTGGAATGATCTCCGTTCCAAAGTGAAAGGTTGGTGCTCCAAGTACCACATTGCGGAGGGACTAATCGAGAAAATAATCGAGAGACGGTTCGATAAGAACTATCACCCGGCTTGGGCTGCAGCATTCGTTCTCGACCCCCTGTATTTGGTTAGGGATACTAGTGGAAAGTACCTCCCTCCCTTCAAATGCTTGGCACCTGAGCAAGAGAAGGACGTGGATAAGCTCATAACTCGGCTCGTGTCGAGGGAAGAGGCGCACATTGCCTTAATGGAGCTCATGAAGTGGAGGACGATGGGCCTCGATCCGGTATATGCCAAAGCAGTGCAGATGAAGGAGCGCGATCCTCTCACTGGAAAGATGAGGATCGTCAACCCTCAAAGCAGTCGTTTGGTGTGGGAGACTCACCTCACCGAGTTCAAGTCGCTCGGGAAAGTCGCGGTTAGGCTAATATTTCTCCACGCGACTTCTTGCGGGTTCAAATGCAATTCGTCCTTCTTGAGATGGGTGTCCTCCCATGGGCACTCGAGGGAAGGCATCGAGAGGGCTCAAAAGCTGATATTTATCGCGGCTCATTCCAAACTCGAGAGGAGGGATTTCTCGAGCGACGAAGATAAGGACGCGGAGCTATTTGCATTGGCAAATGGTGAGGATGATGTGCTAAATGAGGTTCTTGTTGATGCAACATCTGTGtaacatttttttctcctttcctttttttagttACACCTCTTAGAATCTTGAAATTGTAGGATTTATTGAATTCTTTCCACTaccccttttttcttctgtGTAATTGTTCACCTAGAAAAGTTCTGGCAGTTGAGTGGGAGGAGAAAATGACATTGATAGGGTATTGAGTTGAGCTTCTGTATTTCTCATATtgcatcaaagaaaaaaaaattatggaaagtGGTTGCTCAGTCTTCTCCATAACTTGATTTTGGAGTTTCTATGTGCTTGTACTTGcagaacaaaaaatttctcaGCTCTTCATGCTGTAAAAACAGAGAATGCTGCTCTGAGGGTTTGATCAACATGGGGATTCTTGTAAATTTGTGGTTCCTTGAGTAATTCGATCCTTTAGCTCTCCTTTGgaattaaaataatgttttcCCTATTTGGATTCCATCGGAATTCGAGTGAAGTACCCAGCGAATTGTGATTGTGATACACTATGATCTCAGGGCTGCTACATTTACCCGGTTCACCAGAGTGGATGGGTGTAGAAAAATCAGTTCAATTCTCCAACTGTAGGGGAACTTATTTTTTTCGCGCCCTTCCCATGTCGATCCCTCAGACATCGAACCGATTCATGCGATCGCACGAATTCTCGAACTGGGAAGAGATCTCACCAATTTGACTTTCTGATTCAACTGCTCATCGATGTCACTTGACCACTTTCACAGGACAAATGAAGGAGGGGGTTTTATAGTTATGCCCATTTAGGCAATATCTTGCCGTGCCTGCAAAAGTCTGTCCCACCCTGGTTTGAAAATCCATTCCAGAGTCAATGGAGCTCTTAAATTGGACTCGGGATTCTAGCGCACGAATCATGTCCAATGTCTTTGCTTTGCTCAATCGTGAGTTTGTGGCATCTTCTTCTGTTATTTTCCTAGTCCGAGGCGAACAGGCACGGGGGACGGTTTCGTACATATCGATGCATCTGGATATATGAGTTATAGGAGCGGAGCGTGTGCTAATTATCCTTTTGATTTCAAATAAGATCTATGGGAGGATGCATCTGGATTTATGAGTTATAGGAGCGGAGCGTGTGCTAATTATCTTTTTGATTTCAAATAAGATCTATCAGAGCGTCTCGATCTCGAGAAGTCGAAGCAGCAGTCTGCTGTACTTACCGTTCAAAAAACGGTTGTTAAGGGTTTGAAAACAAATGCTTGAAGCCTCATCATTGTGCCTTTGAAGTGTTACAAAAGCCCCTGTTCCTAGTAAGCACTTTTAAGTTGTCATGAAAGATTCTGATGAATTTAAGCCGAATGACCATGAATGCTGATAAAACCCAACTccccccttcttcctttttctctctctctctctctggtgacAAAGCCGCTCGACAAAGATATCGTGGTCGACGCGCTGAAGAGACCGCCACGAGAGGAGGTTGTTGAGCCAGGGAGTCGTCGGATGCAATGATTAGAAGAGGATCCAAGGATTTGGGTAATTCTTAACTTGGGCAAGAAACCAAAGTTTGTTTGGTCAACTGCACTTGGAAGGACCCCGAGGCACAGAGCAACAGAGCTCTCTCGttctatctctctttttttttttcaagctgGAAAAACACTCACCAACTGTTTTTCCCCTCTCGTCGTCATCGTCCACATCGGCCATGGTTCTTGTGTCTGTGAGAGAGCAAAGGGGCCCGCCACGAAGAAGTGCCGGTCTTTGTCACCGAGCTCTGGTTttgatggagggagagagagagagagagagaggactcgCATAGTACAAACACTTCAGTTTTTATTGTATGCGCGATGGGTGAATGCGATGCTAATGACTCGTTAAGCGTCCTTACAGAGAATTCTCGACTAAAAAATGGTTTGATAATGGCATTATTAGCACCACAAAGCCGGGGAGAGGCAAGGGCCGTCGGCCCCCCTCTTTTCAAACTAATTTCAGTATTAACTTCtcatttttatgtaaaaatctataaaaaaaattctgctAATTACTTTATTATATTGATAATCAGATagattgaaaacatttttcttcttaatcTGATTGTAGCTACACCTTATGAAAtcactttttttgttgttgttaatTTCTGATATAGTATTAGGATGAGAAATAACCTGTGACGTCtttaaaaaaagatgaaatttcataagtattttctaaatcaatcaaaaaaagaagaagaaagaatcctttgttattttacttttgggaGTGACTCTATTATGCGATACTCTTTCACATGtgataataacaaaaattgatcaaagTTTTAATCCGAGAATATGTTGAACATTTCACCTCTCCAACCCCTCTATTTAGATTCCTGGTTCTTCACTTGGCATGACCACCATATGGTGTCGAAATTCACTTGGAACAATACTTACATGTTGAAGAAATAACTTATACGATTGTCAACTTTTGTTCATTCACACCATATAATCTTGTCGATAAACACACTCTTGTTTGAATCAATAtaatgtagataattttgaGATCTTATCTCAATGCATATATCGATTTTCTGTGGTacgaaaaagggaaaagcaagCATCTATAAAATCAatagtaattaaattattcGGCTCTTCGTGAATAACGTTAATTGAGAGGCACACATAGTCATCTGGCTTCAACTACCATAGCTCTTGTAAGTTGTAACTAGTTAGACTTTCCTCAGCCAGTCGACGAGGATTAGCAAAatgccagagagagagagagagagtccaatAATCTTGATAGTTACTGCACTAGTTAATGTCTACCTACGATCCTCCCCCATCGAAACCCtactctttccttttcaaatgtGGATGAACAGTAtaaattcttctttcttttttccttgtcaaATCAACTTTAAGACGAGGGTAACTTCTCATTTAAACATTCTCATTAAAGgctcgtgagagagagagagagagagaggagagagggagagctcATGCAAAGTCATTGGGCAACGGGTTAACCCATGATTGAGAGAAAGGGGGTTCTTGAGAGGACCCCAACAAAAGAGAGCCTTGTCGGCATGAAGCACCACACACTCAAAAGATGCTTCAGTTCGAGAGCGATTCTACACCcaattccctctctctttctctctctctcccctattCCCTCAAgccttttcaatttcttcttgttGTGGGTGGTTTGGTCCATCTTTCGTTCAAGATAGGTCTAGGGTTTTGTGAGATCCTCAAGAGAGAATATAACATAAAGGAGATCGCTTTTTGAGAGCTTCATTAATTCCAAAGCGAAAATTAATGGCGGAAAAAGGGTTTTTGAGATATGTACTAATCCTGTTTTCACAAGAAAAGCATTGGTCGTACGATTTATCTAGGGCCTTTACAATGTTCAAAGGATTTGCCTatggaaaaaccaaaaattgaatttgagaaAAGGTGATGCAGTCGCTCTAGAAAATGAGGCGGTGAACTCATTCAGTCGCAAATTCAAAGTCTGTGCCCCCATCTGTTCATCATATTCTCCTTCATAGCAAGGGAAACTAATATTTTAATGCGGAGGCTTTTAGGATTATCATCCGGAAATTCAAGGTTTGCCCCGGCGTCAAATTTTTCGCATTGACTAGATCTTATCATGACATGATTGCGTGTAGAGCCTTGGAAATGATCTAATGTTTTTTTGATGTGATATGGTCATTAGCTCAAAAGCCTCCCTTTCATATAGTGCTCGTGAGAATCTGTGTCGCCTTCTAAAATATATTGAAACTTCATCGCACTTGTTTGGACTTAGTTAGTGATGCTTTGTGGGGGATCTTAattatttaaatagaaaatcaTGCTCGAGCACCCCTCTATGTTATTTAAAATTCCTCACTCTGAAGCTTCTTTGCAGtatcacatatatatacataaatatagCTAGCTTTTGATATATTAGTCCTTTAGGTAGAACTAAATCACCATATTTTGGAGCCACATGGCTATAATTATATTTGTTAGAGAAAATTTAAACAAAGTATTTGGTAGATATATTACGTGCCTTTGTCTTTACTCATTGCTAGGTACCTCATCGTGAGTTCATACATATgggaaacaaaaagcaaaagaaaagaaaaaacaaccccatgtatatatatatatatattttgtaatgACGGACATTATTGGCGAAAAAGAATAACCCCACAAATGGTGCTGACCCAACAATAAGATTGTGCAATTGTGGATCTCATGACCGCATATACATCGCCCTCTTGACTCTACACGCAAAGCAATCGATTAGCGCCGCAAGTTGTTTATGCAAGAAAGGTCCGAACGcacaattttcaaatatatttgcTATCATTTCAAAGCAAGAGGGTGCTCTCAGAGGCATAGAATTGAATCGAAAGGGATCCCTCGattgttcttcttttcactttcaTTCATGATCGATATAGCCGGAGTCTACCAGATGGGGAAAGCCAGACGACCCGTTGATTCGGGACCCCCTTCTCTCATGGGTAAAACACCAAAACGAGGACCCTTTTCAAGAACCATCCTAAccataatataataatttcatctCATTATGCCGCACCTGATAAAGCAGCTTCTCTTGCATAATTGTACATGGTGTATGAAGATTTCGTCCACACAAACCCACACGCACCTCAACAAGAACAGTGAAAAGGTggggagaaaaggaaaaaagggcgAGGGTTTGGTCCATTACTTTCAAGGGGGGTCGTAATAATGCGCGTAGAAAAGCGGTAGGAATTGAgtagtgagtgagtgagtgagtacAACAGGTCACACACACATATTATCAGCCTCAACAATGTGTACTAATTGCTAGTTTAgtgggggagagagacagaaaTTCTTGTCGGCAACGCGGCCCCAATGCTGACCGCTCACCAACCATTTTaaccagtctctctctctctctctctctggttaaCAGGAGAATTTTTCGAGGGCTCGGCCATGCTTAGTTCCGTCCACTCGTCTTTTggcaaagaggaaaaaagaaaaggcgaGCTATTCTCTAATCGTACACAGACGGTGTAAAAAGAGTTTTACACGGACGATGTCATTCACCTCTGATTGGATAGTTTTTAACAACTCACTCCTCACTATCTCATAATCAATGATAGATAAAATCGATAAAGATATGccctaatttttaaaagagaataTGTGATCATTTTGTTGGAGGACGACCACCACATCTCTGTCTCCTAGAGAGTACAAGAATCTTTGGCTCTTCCGATGCTAGCTCCTCTCATAATCACGTTACTCTCTCCTGCTGGTAATAATTTGATGGATCCTGTTTGCTGTGTACTGTTACTG
This region includes:
- the LOC104441852 gene encoding uncharacterized protein LOC104441852; the protein is MAATTNTSQPPPPAAQAESVPVSPSADELTAKAVNKRYEGLVMVRTKAIKGKGAWYWAHLEPMLVHNADTGLAKAVKLRCSLCEAVFSASNPSRTASEHLKRGTCPNFASVPKPISSISPSGTPVVTPPQPSSSAAGPGGGGGGGHRKRSSSAARSVHSYEVSPLAIVDPTRFCPDYSPTTTVVPHHHQHQQQHLHQHHHQQHLVLSGGKEDFGALAMLEDSVKKLKSPKTSPSPTLSKTQIDAALDLMVDWVYESCGSVSFSSFEHPKFRAFLGQMGLPPVSRRDFTGSRLDVKYEDAKVESEVRIKDAMFFQVASEGWKYRDYGGFSEENLVNLTVNLPNGTSVYRRALFVSGSVPSKYAEEVLWETVTGICGNALHQCVGIVADRFKAKALQNLENQNPWMVNVCCQVQGLSSLIKDFSRELPLFKNVTQNCLKLAKFINNNGQIRKSFHKYQMQEYGHGGLLRVPSQGYENLTFGIGPVYIMLEDILNSSRALQLVSMDEPYKMVAMEEPVAADVAEMIREMGFWNEVEAMHSLIKLVKSMAREIETERPLIGQCLPLWNDLRSKVKGWCSKYHIAEGLIEKIIERRFDKNYHPAWAAAFVLDPLYLVRDTSGKYLPPFKCLAPEQEKDVDKLITRLVSREEAHIALMELMKWRTMGLDPVYAKAVQMKERDPLTGKMRIVNPQSSRLVWETHLTEFKSLGKVAVRLIFLHATSCGFKCNSSFLRWVSSHGHSREGIERAQKLIFIAAHSKLERRDFSSDEDKDAELFALANGEDDVLNEVLVDATSV